The genomic region TCAAGCCCAACGAGGCCATTCTGGATGATGCGATAGCAGCTATGCAAAGCCATGACACACAGCGCTACGAGCACCTGATGCAGGGAGTTCAGTGCCCGAAAGAGATCCCCTGTGTTCCCGTCCTTCTGATGGCCGGTGGCATGTTTGGGTAACAAAAAATAACAACAACAGGAGAGCAACATCATGGTGGATTCAATTCTGGATTTAAACGAGCCGGGCCGGGTCATTGAGGTGACGGAGTGTGAAGCTCTGGAGCTTGGGGCATTTGAGGAGACGGCGCTCAGTGAAGTGGAGGCGCTGGATGCCTCAGAGGGATGGGAGGATGCCGATGGCTGCGAGCAGTAAGAAGCCCTATTACGAGCAAATTTCAGAGCAGCTGATTGAACAGCTCAAGGCGGGAACCGCTCCCTTTCAGAAACCTTGGGAGCCCGGGACACTGATGATGCCCCACAACCCAGTCTCAGGCACCCGCTACCGGGCGGGGAATGCCTTCTGGCTGTCGATGCAGGGACGAAACGATCCCCGCTGGATGACCTACAAGCAGGCTCAGAGTATCGGGGCGCAGGTTCGCCGCGGTGAGAGTGGCACCCTGGTGCAGTACTGGAAGTTTGAGGAGAAGGTTCCTAAAAAGGATGCGCAGGGCAAGCCGGTACTCGATAAGGACGGCAAAAAGGTGATGGTGACCGTGCGGCTGGATAAGCCCCGCTGTTTTTCAGCGATCGTTTTTAATGCCGAGCAGGTTGACGGACTCAAACCACTGGAGAAAAAGGAGCTGGCCTGGGATCGGCACCAGAGAGCCGAAAAAATTATCCGAGGGTCCGGGGTTACGATTCTGCACGATCAGGCCGACCGGGCGTTCTACCGTCCGGGGACCGATTCGATTCACCTGCCGCCCCGGCCTCAGTTTCCCTCGGCAGATCGCTACTACCACACGGCGCTCCATGAAGTGGGACACGCCAGCGGCCACAAATCGAGGCTGGATCGGGATCTGGGCGGCACGTTTGGCTCAGAGCGCTACGCCAAAGAGGAGCTTCGGGCGGAAATCGCCTCGCTGATGATTGGGGAGCGACTGGAGATTGGTCACGATCCGGGGCAACACGCCGCTTACGTGGGCAGCTGGATTAAGGCGCTTAAGGACGATCCCAAAGAGATATTGCGAGCCTCAAAGGATGCGGAGCAGATCTGTGAGTATGTGATGTCCCGGGAGCTTGAAAAATCGGTCTCTGTGAAGCCCGAGCCCAGTCTCCAGAAACCAGTTCGGGAGCCAGTCAAAGAACGGGAGCTTCCCCAGGCCGAGAAAACCTCTGAACCCACCATGGAGCTTTAGTCATGCAGTATGCCTTTATGGAGTTGTATGAGGACAGTGATGAATGCTGCCTGATGGATGCCGGGGAGCTGGACCTACTGAGAATTGATATTGAGGAGCTGGATGAGCAGGTGCCCAACGAGGACACCATGGCGCTGAAGCTTTTGTATGGGTGCTACAAGCCCCAGAGTGGTTATGAGGATCCCGGGGAGATCAAGCAGGATATGACCCGTGCCGTCAATCGCTGGCTGGCGCACTTTAGCGGGGATTCGATTCAGTATTTCGGGATCAAGGCGATTGAGCCCCTGGATGTCCGCCTCATGAAACCCTGCGCCGATGGACAGAGTTCTCATGCCTCACGGGATATCCCGTTTTCTGCCCTCGTGAAAGTACCGAATGGCGTGGCCCTGCCCTCAGGGAAAAGAGCCCTGAGCGCCTTTATCCGCCTGGTT from Dongshaea marina harbors:
- a CDS encoding ArdC family protein, with amino-acid sequence MAASSKKPYYEQISEQLIEQLKAGTAPFQKPWEPGTLMMPHNPVSGTRYRAGNAFWLSMQGRNDPRWMTYKQAQSIGAQVRRGESGTLVQYWKFEEKVPKKDAQGKPVLDKDGKKVMVTVRLDKPRCFSAIVFNAEQVDGLKPLEKKELAWDRHQRAEKIIRGSGVTILHDQADRAFYRPGTDSIHLPPRPQFPSADRYYHTALHEVGHASGHKSRLDRDLGGTFGSERYAKEELRAEIASLMIGERLEIGHDPGQHAAYVGSWIKALKDDPKEILRASKDAEQICEYVMSRELEKSVSVKPEPSLQKPVREPVKERELPQAEKTSEPTMEL
- a CDS encoding conjugal transfer protein TraD produces the protein MVDSILDLNEPGRVIEVTECEALELGAFEETALSEVEALDASEGWEDADGCEQ